The genomic region TATGGGAAAAATATTACATGAAATTGATGTTTTGCGATTAGATGAACATACCCGTATATTCATATGTATTCAATTTAAGATTTTTCATGAATGATGTCTCTATCACCCAAACCACCCTTTTCTCTCTGCATCACTGGTATATGACTTTGTTCTGCTAACTCAGAAAATAAAATTGGCAGTGATGAAAAAGTGAATTGTATTGATTCTGAGACCATAATATAACAGTCATTCCATGTTTGAAAGCCAGATTATTAACAAAACCAGTAGACCACATACTATTATATTGCATGATCCCAAAGTTTTATATCATACTGCAGTAGCAGCCAAAATCTTGATCTCAGGATTTTGAACATAGCGGCATAGCCTTATTAGCATATTAGGAATTTACAGGATCATTTCTCAAATCTCAACACAGTTCAGTAACTGAATAACCTTAGATTTTCAAAGCCAACTAAGCTCTCAATCCACATCTATAATCTAATTATACTACAAACTCTACAATAACATAAAATTCCCCTTCTTTTCCTCCTAAATCCATCTGAACTCTGAAGCATTCATCTTTTATATTCATATTCAAATAATATAATCTGACCATTCAGAGATGAAGGACGTATGGTCCATTGACTCCCCGGGGACATCCTCATGCTTAGAAGGCTTCTCCTTCCCACCCACCAACCTCGCTGGGTTCCCAACCGCGGTAGTCCGTGGTGGCACGTCAATTAAAACAACGCTCCCGGCACCAATCTTAGCACCTTCACCAATCTTCACGTTGCCAAGAATTGTGGCACCGGCACCAATCAGCACACCATCACCAATCTTGGGGTGCCTGTCCCCACCAATCTTACCGGTACCACCTAGGGTCACATGGTGCAGAATGGAGACATTGTTGCCAATCACTGCAGTCTCTCCAACCACCACGCCGGTCGCATGATCAAACAGAATCCCCTTCCCAATCCTCGCCGCAGGGTGAATGTCCACGGCAAAGACATCAGCTATCCGAGACTGCAGTGCTAGGGCCAATGGCCGCCGTGACTGCTGCCACAGTCGGTGTGCCACACGGTGAGCCTGCAACGACAGACAAACACACAGACGAAtgaaaaacaaacaaataaataaataaatttataaacagAAGCTCCAAATTGAGAAGGTAAAAAATGATGCATAAATACATAATATAACACAAGCAGAAAActggaatataaatatatataccaAATTTGAACAATTAGTGATAAAAATGGAAAGTTATGAAAGTAAAGCAGAAATGAAGAACAAATTCACAATTTGAGAAACAGAAACAGAAGTTGCAAACAATTAAGCAAAAACTTTAACTGAACTACAAATTCACACAACTTGAGAATTCACAGCTTGAGAGCCAGAAGCTGAAATTGAAGCACAAATTCACTCAATTTGAGAATATGATAATGATAGTAATAATAATGAGTAAAGTGACAATTAAATCTTCGAAGATGTTGAGTTTAGACTAATTAGTCTTTGAAGGGAAAAAAGTACCAATAAGGACCTCCAAGATAGCAAATGGTAGACATATATGTCCTTCTATCAATGAATAGTGCAAAAAGAAACCGAATTGTCCATGTATTTCGATATTTAGCATGAAAACAATGTAATTTTGGATAGTCAAACATTTattatcttttgaatttttataTGCCCTTTATCAAGTGCTCTCTATTTACCATAATCCTATTAAAACAAGTGAAGTTTGCTCCAAAAGTTATTGTTTACATAACTATCTTTTATAAATAGATACGTCAGAATAATTAACAGCATTACAGTTAAGTTTTAGTTGATGAATTGATAGAAAAATATTATGTGTATGCCATAAGACTAAATTGgtaccttttttttctttttttttttctttaggacTAATTAG from Arachis ipaensis cultivar K30076 chromosome B02, Araip1.1, whole genome shotgun sequence harbors:
- the LOC107623038 gene encoding serine acetyltransferase 5, whose protein sequence is MPTSSSPPKSTAEHGTGGGAGGGGLYEEEGWVWAQIKAEARRDAESEPALASYLYSTILSHSSLERSISFHLGNKLCSSTLLSTLLYDLFLNAFSSDCALLSATVADLRAARERDPACVSYSHCLLNYKGFLACQAHRVAHRLWQQSRRPLALALQSRIADVFAVDIHPAARIGKGILFDHATGVVVGETAVIGNNVSILHHVTLGGTGKIGGDRHPKIGDGVLIGAGATILGNVKIGEGAKIGAGSVVLIDVPPRTTAVGNPARLVGGKEKPSKHEDVPGESMDHTSFISEWSDYII